The sequence below is a genomic window from Ignavibacteriales bacterium.
ACGATACTTATAATGAATTTCAGTTTTAATCTTTCATCATCACAATACACAAACCTTATCATTAGCGGTGTAATCGGACTTGTCATCGGTGATTCATTCTTATTTAAAGGGTACCGCTACATCGGCGCGAGAATAAGCATGCTGCTGATGGCATTATCACCGGCAATGTCAACATTGCTCGCATACATTTTTCTTGGTGAAAGAATTTCTTTTTTAGGTTTGATAGGAATATTCGTAACACTTGGCGGTATTGCATTGGTTGTGCTTGGAAAAGAAACTGATCCAAATGCAAAATATAAAATCACAACTGTGGGACTGTTTTTTGGATTTATGGGAGCGCTTGGTCAATCAGCAGGACTTATCTTTGCCAAGTTCGCTTTTGAAGAAGGTGATATAAACGGATTTGTTGCAACATTCGTAAGAGTGTTTTCTTCGATATTGATTTTACTTCCTGCTGCATTACTTATTAAGCGATATAAAAATCCAATCAGACTTTATTCGAACAATAAATCCGCTTTCGGTGCAACACTGCTTGGGACTATACTTGGTCCATACCTTGGTATAACCTGCAGTTTAATTGCGGTTGCTAACACAAAGGTCGGAATAGCCGCAACACTAATGTCAACAATGCCGATAATTATGCTGCCGATGCTGCGATATATTTACAAAGAGAAGTTAGACTGGCGGGCATATACCGGGGCTGTACTTGCAGTGGCTGGTGTTGCTATGTTATTTTTAAGGTGAAGTCTTTAAGGCAAAAAGAATTTCACTGAGAAACACAGAGAATCCGCCGAGGCGGAACGGAGTTACACTGAGTTTATAACACATATCTTTTAAGACCATCTTTTAGTTTCGTTACGTTGAAATTAATCAATAGTCCAATCTTCTTTTCAGCAAATCTCATGTATGTTAATATTTGTGCAGTATGAACTGGCGCGATTAAATCGATTGATTT
It includes:
- a CDS encoding DMT family transporter, coding for MPYLGELSALATAFLWSGTSLAFSSAAEKTGSLQLNINRMIMASVLLISTILIMNFSFNLSSSQYTNLIISGVIGLVIGDSFLFKGYRYIGARISMLLMALSPAMSTLLAYIFLGERISFLGLIGIFVTLGGIALVVLGKETDPNAKYKITTVGLFFGFMGALGQSAGLIFAKFAFEEGDINGFVATFVRVFSSILILLPAALLIKRYKNPIRLYSNNKSAFGATLLGTILGPYLGITCSLIAVANTKVGIAATLMSTMPIIMLPMLRYIYKEKLDWRAYTGAVLAVAGVAMLFLR